The stretch of DNA CTGTCTCTTTCATCATCACAAGGCGCCAGAAAGTCTTTCTCTGCGGTTGTGGTTCGAGCGGGATGCAGCCATTTTGCGATGGCAGTTGTGGAGTTGCTCGTCACAGGGAATAAAGCGGATTTTGGAGGTCTTTAAAAGCTTTTATCTCTGACCTTTTGTTCTCAAAAATCACTAGCCACGGAACGGTAATCGGCCTTCTCGGTTGCCAGGACATCCTGGAAATAGGGAATTTCTCCCTGTTTGGGCCG from Desulfuromonadales bacterium encodes:
- a CDS encoding CDGSH iron-sulfur domain-containing protein; the protein is MPISLTLEPGTYYRCTCGKSQNLPFCDESHSGSGVSPVSFIITRRQKVFLCGCGSSGMQPFCDGSCGVARHRE